A part of Kitasatospora acidiphila genomic DNA contains:
- a CDS encoding FUSC family protein has product MAPAPYDGELANAPGGGSRRPRGPRSAWAGRAYRLSLVVATVLLSLGSAASLACLAGLPTRLLALPGAAFAFVLSRRTSGRLAGEELLPSVVFAAVAGVAAALAWLMPRHPVVGAAAFVALVTASGWVRRFGRRAGRAGAVVPLALIASLMAPVGVRGWWPVGGWLALVALLAFWWGPTVRRVGHRLTGRPGWAGRRPGPLPPRRPGTMSAGNRKALQTSVLLTAAFTAGMLLYGKHWPWTVLSAMVVGSATGGRANLVLRAAERGVGAVAGTLLATGLAAVCHPEGAQGIVLILVVLTTAAGLREVSLPLFVAALTAMMSLLNGYLGRFDVHLLPIRLQALALGYLLAVIVGWLLAPVRAGDVLRFRLTVALDELAAVLDARRTGSGADAALVRFEDAAAAVEEVAAPHRLHRLLRSGSRPGVPHRADLVDALRDCCRPLRTLAAGPVVMPAEARTEATVATLRSCLADQRAPVGLGRAVATGFPLTELDAAVERLARALPALAARTPPAERAVASEQPPDRINVPR; this is encoded by the coding sequence GTGGCACCCGCACCGTACGACGGGGAGCTTGCGAACGCGCCCGGGGGCGGCTCCCGTCGGCCCCGTGGGCCCCGGAGCGCGTGGGCAGGGCGGGCGTACCGGCTCTCGCTGGTCGTCGCGACCGTCCTGCTGTCCCTGGGCTCGGCGGCGTCGCTGGCCTGCCTCGCGGGCTTGCCCACACGGCTGCTGGCGCTGCCGGGGGCGGCGTTCGCCTTCGTCCTCAGCAGGAGAACGAGCGGTCGACTCGCCGGTGAAGAGCTGCTGCCGTCCGTGGTGTTCGCCGCGGTCGCCGGGGTCGCGGCTGCTCTCGCCTGGCTGATGCCCCGGCATCCGGTCGTGGGTGCGGCGGCCTTCGTCGCGCTGGTGACCGCCTCGGGCTGGGTCCGGCGGTTCGGCAGGAGGGCCGGGCGGGCCGGCGCCGTGGTGCCGCTGGCGCTGATCGCCTCGTTGATGGCGCCCGTGGGTGTACGCGGCTGGTGGCCCGTCGGCGGCTGGCTGGCCCTGGTCGCCCTGCTGGCGTTCTGGTGGGGCCCCACGGTGCGCCGTGTCGGCCACCGGCTGACCGGGCGGCCAGGGTGGGCAGGACGCCGACCAGGGCCGCTGCCCCCTCGGCGGCCGGGGACGATGTCGGCCGGCAACCGGAAGGCGCTGCAGACGAGTGTCCTGCTCACCGCGGCGTTCACCGCGGGCATGCTGCTCTACGGGAAGCACTGGCCCTGGACCGTGCTGAGCGCGATGGTCGTCGGCTCCGCCACGGGCGGCCGGGCCAATCTGGTCCTGAGAGCAGCCGAGCGCGGCGTCGGTGCCGTGGCCGGCACCCTGCTCGCCACGGGTCTCGCCGCGGTGTGCCATCCGGAGGGGGCTCAGGGCATCGTCCTGATCCTGGTGGTGCTCACCACGGCTGCCGGGCTGCGAGAGGTCAGCCTGCCGCTGTTCGTCGCGGCCCTGACCGCGATGATGTCCTTGCTGAACGGCTACCTCGGCCGGTTCGACGTGCACCTCCTGCCGATCAGGCTCCAGGCGCTCGCCCTGGGCTATCTGCTCGCCGTCATCGTGGGCTGGCTCCTGGCACCCGTGCGCGCGGGTGATGTGCTGCGCTTCCGGTTGACGGTCGCCCTCGATGAGCTGGCGGCCGTCCTCGACGCCCGTCGCACCGGCAGCGGAGCCGATGCGGCGCTGGTGCGGTTCGAAGACGCCGCCGCCGCGGTGGAGGAGGTCGCCGCACCGCATCGGCTGCACCGGCTCCTGCGCAGTGGCTCGCGCCCCGGCGTTCCCCATCGTGCCGATCTGGTGGACGCCCTGCGCGACTGCTGCCGGCCGCTCCGCACGCTCGCCGCCGGGCCGGTCGTGATGCCCGCCGAGGCTCGGACCGAGGCCACCGTCGCCACGTTGCGCAGCTGCCTCGCCGACCAGCGCGCACCCGTCGGCCTCGGCCGTGCCGTGGCAACCGGCTTTCCGCTGACCGAACTTGACGCCGCTGTCGAACGCCTGGCCCGCGCACTGCCGGCCCTCGCCGCCCGAACGCCCCCGGCCGAGCGCGCTGTTGCCTCCGAACAGCCCCCTGACCGCATCAACGTGCCCCGATGA
- a CDS encoding pyridoxamine 5'-phosphate oxidase family protein, translating to MTHPGIDAELAFGSAGEHQLQQHMGTAERAAQFYERQVRPCLTQQMREFIARQTMVFIATADGNGHCDASFRGGPAGFVQVLDDHTLAYPEYRGNGVMASAGNMTENPHLGLLFVDFSGDRIGLHVNGTAHLRPDDALRTAYPQLPQETAPGRRAEFWVHLSVDEAYIHCSKHIPHLLPAPHGTKLRSQRPKDPDYFTGSAVVPQPPAREPAQPEPVPEPMPFAAPAAEAQLFEPAAEAPDAPGRSQVPLQRTPSWARRPAVVARDGWRGLRGR from the coding sequence GTGACCCATCCCGGCATCGACGCGGAGCTGGCATTCGGCTCGGCCGGCGAGCACCAGCTGCAGCAGCACATGGGCACCGCGGAACGCGCCGCCCAGTTCTACGAGCGGCAGGTGCGGCCCTGCCTGACCCAGCAGATGCGGGAGTTCATCGCCCGCCAGACCATGGTGTTCATCGCCACCGCGGACGGCAACGGCCACTGCGACGCCAGCTTCCGGGGCGGCCCGGCCGGGTTCGTGCAGGTACTGGACGACCACACCCTCGCCTACCCCGAGTACCGGGGCAACGGGGTGATGGCGAGCGCCGGGAACATGACCGAGAATCCCCATCTCGGCCTGCTCTTCGTGGACTTCAGCGGCGATCGGATCGGCCTGCACGTCAACGGCACCGCGCATCTGCGCCCCGACGACGCGCTGCGCACCGCCTATCCGCAGCTGCCGCAGGAGACCGCCCCCGGCCGCCGCGCGGAGTTCTGGGTGCACCTGTCCGTGGACGAGGCCTACATCCACTGCTCCAAGCACATCCCGCATCTGCTGCCCGCGCCGCACGGCACCAAGCTGCGCTCCCAACGCCCCAAGGATCCGGACTACTTCACCGGTTCCGCGGTGGTCCCGCAGCCGCCGGCTCGGGAACCGGCCCAGCCCGAGCCCGTTCCCGAGCCGATGCCGTTCGCGGCACCCGCTGCCGAGGCACAGCTGTTCGAGCCCGCTGCCGAGGCGCCGGACGCCCCGGGCCGCTCCCAGGTGCCGCTGCAGCGCACCCCGTCCTGGGCCCGCCGCCCGGCCGTCGTCGCTCGCGACGGCTGGCGCGGGTTGCGCGGGCGGTAG
- a CDS encoding ferredoxin reductase domain-containing protein — protein MRIDPTVPHKVVCVAGGTGLAPIRALVEQAVLDGSQRPIDLFVGARTLEELYDLDDLYQLAQRHPWIAVRAAVADEQTADSGDQLLTALAQNGPWLHHDAYLAGPASMIVSVARVLRRGGMPLERLYHDPFVSLDEVDQP, from the coding sequence TTGCGAATAGATCCCACGGTGCCGCACAAGGTGGTCTGCGTGGCCGGCGGCACCGGCCTGGCCCCGATCCGGGCCCTGGTCGAGCAGGCGGTGCTGGACGGCTCGCAGCGGCCGATCGACCTGTTCGTGGGCGCCCGCACCCTGGAGGAGCTCTACGACCTGGACGACCTCTACCAGCTCGCCCAGCGCCACCCCTGGATCGCGGTGCGCGCCGCGGTGGCCGACGAGCAGACCGCCGACAGCGGCGACCAGCTGCTCACCGCCCTTGCCCAGAACGGACCTTGGCTGCACCACGACGCCTACCTGGCCGGCCCGGCCTCGATGATCGTCAGCGTCGCCCGGGTGCTGCGGCGCGGCGGCATGCCGCTGGAGCGCCTCTACCACGACCCGTTCGTCTCCCTCGACGAGGTGGACCAGCCGTGA
- the mptB gene encoding polyprenol phosphomannose-dependent alpha 1,6 mannosyltransferase MptB produces MPNWGVSAAASHCRRLGAAGSLVLALGGLGAGAVPFGRPHPPTGPGVFLAWFGMVLLIAAWLLLGRAVRGPEPPGPAWLLRTLLYWAAPLLLGPPLFSRDVYSYLAQGALVGAGINAYTHGPAVLGGPLAAQVPGLWRDTPAPYGPVFLGLADVVTHLAGSAVSAGVLLLRLIALVGLGLLALVLPRLARACSVPPAAAIWLGLLNPLVLFHLVSGAHNDALLLALLVAGLLAVRGQRPLLATVLVTLAALIKLPAALGLVAVALLWGQRLTGRAGLGRAALATAAVAGLTTAAVTALTGTGYGWVHALAVPVSAGSWSLTSALGRLCGRLLAALFDPLPAFGGAGGLLAAVLTFWRWLGLVAAVASIVLLIRRVRRREVNAVYAVGLALLAVVALGPAIRPWYALWGGVLIAAAAPDGRVRRWAPVVCGLLALAVAPDGFTPGPHAVVIAVAGGALGAVTVLAGLWLAPAALPVAAPVGRPVERLLEVTPAEGPGRVR; encoded by the coding sequence ATGCCGAACTGGGGGGTGAGCGCCGCTGCGTCGCACTGCCGGCGGCTCGGCGCGGCCGGTTCGCTGGTGCTCGCGCTGGGCGGGCTCGGGGCCGGAGCCGTGCCGTTCGGGCGGCCGCATCCGCCGACCGGGCCCGGGGTGTTCCTGGCCTGGTTCGGCATGGTGCTGCTGATCGCGGCCTGGCTGCTGCTCGGCCGAGCCGTGCGCGGTCCCGAACCGCCCGGCCCGGCCTGGCTGTTGCGCACCCTGCTGTACTGGGCGGCGCCGCTGCTGCTCGGCCCGCCGCTGTTCAGCCGGGACGTCTACAGCTACCTGGCCCAGGGCGCCCTGGTCGGTGCGGGCATCAACGCCTACACCCACGGCCCTGCGGTGCTCGGCGGGCCGCTGGCCGCCCAGGTGCCCGGGCTCTGGCGGGACACCCCGGCACCCTACGGGCCGGTCTTCCTCGGGCTCGCCGACGTGGTGACCCATCTCGCCGGCAGCGCGGTGAGCGCAGGGGTGCTGCTGCTGCGGCTGATCGCGCTGGTCGGTCTCGGCCTGCTCGCGCTGGTGCTGCCCCGGCTGGCCCGGGCCTGCTCGGTGCCGCCCGCCGCCGCGATCTGGCTGGGCCTGCTCAACCCGCTGGTCCTCTTCCACCTGGTCTCCGGTGCCCACAACGACGCGCTGCTGCTCGCCCTGCTGGTGGCCGGACTGCTGGCGGTGCGCGGCCAACGGCCGCTGCTGGCCACCGTGCTGGTCACGCTGGCCGCCCTGATCAAGCTGCCGGCCGCGCTCGGCCTGGTGGCGGTGGCGCTGCTCTGGGGGCAGCGGTTGACCGGACGGGCCGGGCTGGGCCGCGCGGCACTCGCGACCGCCGCCGTGGCCGGGCTGACCACGGCAGCCGTCACCGCACTGACCGGGACGGGCTACGGCTGGGTGCACGCGCTCGCGGTGCCGGTCTCGGCCGGGAGCTGGTCGCTGACCAGCGCGCTCGGCCGGCTCTGCGGCCGGCTGCTGGCCGCGCTCTTCGATCCCCTCCCGGCCTTCGGCGGCGCGGGCGGTCTGCTCGCCGCGGTGCTCACGTTCTGGCGGTGGCTCGGCCTGGTGGCCGCCGTCGCGTCAATTGTCCTGCTCATCAGGCGAGTTCGTCGCCGAGAGGTGAATGCGGTGTACGCGGTGGGGCTGGCGTTGCTGGCCGTGGTCGCACTGGGGCCGGCGATCCGGCCGTGGTACGCGCTCTGGGGCGGGGTGCTGATCGCGGCGGCGGCACCGGACGGGCGGGTGCGGCGCTGGGCGCCGGTGGTCTGCGGGCTGCTGGCGCTGGCGGTCGCGCCGGACGGGTTCACCCCGGGCCCGCACGCGGTTGTCATCGCGGTGGCCGGCGGGGCGCTGGGGGCGGTCACGGTGCTGGCCGGGCTGTGGCTGGCCCCGGCGGCGCTACCGGTGGCGGCGCCGGTCGGGCGGCCGGTCGAGCGGCTGCTGGAGGTCACCCCGGCCGAGGGCCCGGGGAGGGTGCGATGA
- a CDS encoding AMP-binding protein: MRTAWESIVPPAGLARGYREQGWWRDTTFSDDLRASAAESPDATALLTWRHRESRLVPLSFREFDARADAVAGALWDLGVRRGDVVAYQLPAWWETAVLMVACLRAGAVIAPMGMLFGPYETERVLAATGAVACVVPHEWDGVEHAQRLLEQSPRLPDLRHRIVIGDAAATNAVSLDHAFHGRHPAGGRPYDLAPVAADDVCALLMTSGTTSETQLVAHSANTLYGVPLRRAEPAPAQLPAITAGMSFIAGFLKALRTTSRLTPMLFSDSRDPGSWLDLIERTRVTELWTSPLILRTLSEEQRRRARDVSSLRSIHSFGAPLPQVLLSEVREGLCPVVLNVWGMTECANAIFTVPDDPPEQASRSFGRMGLGGEVRLEPAGRAHHGDVFRLHVRGPAVCLATVGRDSGQLRWSSFQDEGWLDTGDLVEPDGAGGLRFVGRVAERIGDIWRIPVADIEDVLLTHPDIDDVVLVPWPHADGRETACAVVISQTRLELQDVRDHVAGIGFHSSCLPTRIEHVTEFPRTELGKVRRKVLLDKLRERANGVAAAEAAAQPTTPATP; encoded by the coding sequence GTGCGCACTGCGTGGGAGTCCATCGTTCCGCCCGCCGGGCTTGCCCGGGGCTACCGTGAACAGGGCTGGTGGCGGGATACGACGTTCTCCGATGATCTGAGGGCTTCCGCCGCCGAAAGCCCCGATGCGACGGCCCTGTTGACGTGGCGGCACCGTGAAAGCCGGCTGGTCCCACTGTCGTTCCGCGAGTTCGACGCTCGCGCGGACGCCGTCGCCGGAGCCCTGTGGGACCTCGGGGTACGCCGCGGCGACGTGGTCGCCTACCAGCTGCCCGCCTGGTGGGAGACCGCGGTCCTGATGGTCGCCTGCCTGCGGGCCGGGGCGGTCATCGCTCCCATGGGCATGCTCTTCGGCCCGTACGAGACCGAGCGGGTGCTCGCCGCGACCGGTGCCGTGGCATGCGTCGTTCCGCACGAGTGGGACGGTGTCGAGCACGCACAGCGGCTCCTGGAACAGTCGCCCCGGCTGCCCGACCTGCGTCACCGCATCGTCATCGGTGACGCCGCCGCCACGAACGCGGTCAGCCTCGACCACGCCTTCCACGGCCGACACCCCGCCGGCGGGCGGCCGTACGACCTCGCTCCCGTCGCTGCCGACGACGTGTGCGCACTCCTGATGACCTCCGGGACCACCAGCGAGACCCAACTGGTCGCACACAGCGCCAACACGCTGTACGGAGTACCGCTGCGACGTGCTGAACCGGCCCCAGCGCAGCTCCCGGCGATCACCGCCGGGATGTCCTTCATCGCGGGGTTCCTGAAGGCCCTTCGCACCACCTCGCGGCTGACGCCGATGCTCTTCAGCGACAGCCGGGACCCGGGGAGCTGGCTGGACCTGATCGAGCGGACCAGGGTCACCGAACTGTGGACCTCGCCCTTGATCCTGCGCACCCTGAGCGAGGAGCAGCGGCGCCGGGCCCGCGACGTGTCGAGCCTGCGATCCATCCACAGCTTCGGCGCTCCGCTGCCCCAGGTACTCCTGTCAGAGGTGCGGGAGGGGCTGTGCCCGGTCGTGCTGAACGTCTGGGGCATGACCGAGTGCGCCAACGCGATCTTCACCGTCCCGGATGATCCGCCGGAGCAGGCCAGCCGCAGTTTCGGCCGGATGGGGCTGGGGGGAGAGGTCCGGTTGGAGCCGGCCGGCCGGGCACACCACGGCGACGTCTTCCGCCTGCACGTGCGCGGGCCCGCGGTGTGCCTGGCGACGGTCGGCCGGGACAGCGGGCAGCTCAGGTGGTCGTCGTTCCAGGACGAGGGTTGGCTGGACACCGGAGACCTGGTGGAGCCCGACGGGGCGGGCGGACTGCGGTTCGTCGGCCGGGTGGCCGAGCGCATCGGCGACATCTGGCGGATCCCGGTCGCCGACATCGAGGACGTGCTGCTGACGCACCCCGACATCGATGACGTGGTGCTGGTGCCCTGGCCGCACGCCGACGGCCGGGAGACCGCGTGCGCCGTCGTCATCTCCCAAACCCGGCTGGAACTGCAGGACGTGCGTGATCACGTGGCCGGGATCGGCTTCCACTCGTCCTGCCTGCCCACCCGGATCGAGCACGTCACCGAGTTCCCTCGCACCGAACTCGGCAAGGTGCGTCGGAAGGTCCTGCTCGACAAGCTCAGGGAGCGCGCGAACGGTGTCGCCGCCGCCGAGGCCGCGGCGCAGCCGACAACCCCTGCGACCCCGTGA
- a CDS encoding glycosyltransferase 87 family protein, translating into MSGTGPVRARGGTPTRAAVLLLVVAACTAFLVVIPGHRGWFDADIYYETVRQWLHGGRIYDYQRPGTSYGFTYPPFAALCMVPVTLLHWPGAVTVDVGLSVLAVLALLHWLVDPIARRLGWQRWYALGLLGCLFAILNPVRDTFSFGQINLLLMAMVFADYRQLVRGSGRFAGVGTGLATAVKLTPGLFIVLLLMTGRRRAALTATGTALAATLLGFLAAPGQSRYFWTSALWNTDRVGSVSYISNQSLLGMTSRLVPGAGARPVWLLLVVLVLALWARRCREAARAGDQRSGFALTGITCCLVSPISWVHHLVWMIPALLVLADAGWSATDRARRTRLLAAAAGGCFLLTSGLVWLWRFRADGIGGVLGANSYVLLGLALLLGMPPRPGSDLESLAPVRGGGELSRSP; encoded by the coding sequence ATGAGCGGGACCGGCCCGGTGCGGGCGCGCGGCGGCACGCCGACCCGGGCCGCGGTGCTGCTGCTGGTCGTCGCGGCCTGCACCGCGTTCCTGGTCGTGATCCCGGGCCACCGCGGCTGGTTCGACGCCGACATCTACTACGAGACGGTGCGCCAGTGGCTGCACGGCGGCCGGATCTACGACTACCAGCGGCCCGGCACCAGCTACGGCTTCACCTACCCGCCGTTCGCGGCCCTCTGCATGGTGCCGGTGACCCTGCTGCACTGGCCCGGTGCGGTGACGGTCGACGTCGGGCTCAGCGTGCTGGCCGTGCTGGCCCTGCTCCACTGGCTGGTCGACCCGATCGCCCGCCGGCTCGGCTGGCAGCGCTGGTACGCCCTCGGGCTGCTGGGCTGTCTGTTCGCGATCCTCAACCCCGTGCGGGACACCTTCAGCTTCGGCCAGATCAACCTGCTGCTGATGGCCATGGTCTTCGCCGACTACCGCCAACTGGTGCGCGGGAGCGGGCGGTTCGCCGGTGTCGGAACCGGGCTGGCCACCGCGGTCAAGCTGACCCCGGGCCTGTTCATCGTCCTCCTGCTGATGACCGGCCGGCGCCGGGCCGCGCTGACCGCCACCGGCACGGCGCTGGCCGCCACCCTGCTCGGCTTCCTCGCCGCTCCCGGGCAGTCCCGGTACTTCTGGACCTCGGCGCTCTGGAACACCGACCGGGTCGGCTCGGTCTCGTACATCTCCAACCAGTCGCTGCTGGGCATGACGAGCCGCCTGGTCCCGGGGGCCGGAGCGCGGCCGGTCTGGCTGCTGCTGGTGGTCCTGGTGCTGGCGCTCTGGGCGCGGCGCTGCCGGGAGGCGGCGCGGGCCGGGGACCAGCGGTCCGGCTTCGCGCTCACCGGAATCACCTGCTGCCTGGTCAGCCCGATCAGCTGGGTGCACCACCTGGTCTGGATGATCCCCGCCCTGCTGGTGCTCGCCGACGCCGGCTGGTCCGCCACCGACCGGGCCCGCCGCACGCGGCTGCTGGCCGCCGCGGCCGGCGGGTGCTTCCTGCTGACCAGCGGGCTGGTCTGGCTCTGGCGGTTCCGCGCCGACGGGATCGGCGGGGTGCTCGGCGCCAACTCCTATGTGCTGCTCGGGCTGGCGCTGCTGCTCGGGATGCCGCCGCGCCCCGGCAGCGACCTGGAGAGCCTGGCACCGGTACGCGGTGGCGGCGAGCTGAGCCGCAGCCCGTGA
- a CDS encoding DUF6011 domain-containing protein — protein MTSRPDPEPLLPVEDVEERERLAARVTCRACGRPLHDPESRLLRYGPGCRPGVDPVRRHDVDQDALPGL, from the coding sequence ATGACCAGCCGACCCGACCCCGAGCCGCTGCTGCCCGTCGAGGACGTCGAGGAGCGGGAGCGGCTCGCCGCCCGCGTCACCTGCCGCGCCTGCGGTCGGCCGCTGCACGACCCGGAGTCCCGCCTGCTGCGCTACGGCCCCGGCTGCCGCCCGGGGGTCGACCCGGTGCGGCGGCACGACGTCGACCAGGACGCGCTGCCGGGGCTCTGA
- a CDS encoding globin domain-containing protein, which yields MKFRSLQRDGEVATATPPTVEWTAAGPQLPEPGQLLTRRQVALIRSVRDAVEPCAADLPRFFYATLFERYPDVRELFPAHLDVQQDRLLRALLLIVELVDDPRHLAEFCTNLGRDHRKFGTVTEHYAAVGECLLATLEHFAGPAWTPEAAAAWVAAYNAAAQVMDSAAIEDARHRPAVWHATVVGHRRRAGDLAEITVRTDQPYPYTGGQFISMDTPWWPKTWRYYSPPTRPAPTAPSPSRCARSPAAGSATPWCGAPRSATWSDSGRRWASCE from the coding sequence GTGAAGTTCCGCTCCCTCCAGCGCGACGGCGAAGTTGCCACGGCAACTCCGCCGACCGTCGAGTGGACCGCCGCCGGGCCACAACTACCCGAACCGGGCCAGCTCTTGACGCGTCGTCAGGTCGCGCTGATCCGGTCGGTCCGGGATGCGGTGGAGCCGTGCGCGGCCGATCTGCCGCGGTTCTTCTACGCGACCCTGTTCGAGCGCTACCCCGATGTCCGCGAGCTCTTCCCGGCCCACCTGGACGTCCAGCAGGACCGGTTGCTGCGTGCGCTGCTCCTGATCGTCGAACTCGTCGACGACCCCCGCCACCTGGCCGAGTTCTGCACCAACCTGGGCCGCGACCACCGCAAGTTCGGCACCGTCACCGAGCACTACGCGGCGGTCGGCGAATGCCTGCTCGCCACCCTGGAACACTTCGCCGGACCGGCCTGGACCCCGGAGGCGGCCGCCGCCTGGGTCGCCGCCTACAACGCCGCCGCCCAGGTCATGGACTCGGCAGCCATCGAGGACGCCCGGCACCGGCCCGCCGTCTGGCACGCCACGGTGGTCGGCCACCGCCGCCGGGCCGGCGACCTGGCCGAGATCACCGTCCGGACCGACCAGCCCTACCCCTACACCGGTGGGCAGTTCATCAGCATGGACACCCCCTGGTGGCCCAAGACCTGGCGCTACTACTCCCCGCCAACGCGCCCCGCCCCGACGGCACCATCACCTTCCAGGTGCGCGCGGTCACCGGCGGCCGGGTCAGCAACGCCCTGGTGCGGCGCGCCACGGTCGGCGACATGGTCAGACTCGGGCCGCCGCTGGGCGAGTTGCGAATAG
- a CDS encoding FAD/NAD(P)-binding protein produces the protein MNNHAELITMFDAGQGPSQGADSDTCRWSLSQWSSAAGLGEPGVELAPDLVAEARSLTARSYASRRLQGGYLRWAYASVVANLPQGVTVHEHRCRAVRVAGGDNDRQRVWLHGRAEPLIADAVVFALGHAEAESEPEQDELASFAERHGLIHLRPAAVADIDLSVLPPGEPVLVRGIGLTFIDMMGLLTEGRGGRFVPGGPPESGGLTYLPSGQEPILYAGSRRGVPRRAEIGYPWWGEPTPLPRFFGPDQVRRLRARQGVLDFARDLQPLILQELGYAHYHRLFTAHPERTRGRWSAFEARFADCEPGSPALRELVAAHVPDPADRFGQAARHRPLSRLRCPTLDAFQPAVHAYLADDLARRQNPAHSYELAVRQALLSVMRHLAPLGEARSWHRDTFRFHAAGPPAHRIRQLLALAEAGIVRFLGERTAVSADPAHGIFRAHSATVPGASTAARALVEARVPTMQHATSLSPLLDDLRAQGAAITTHGLLDVSRDGRIRDRRGQPHPRRFAFGMQTAILAPPSFHRRRSAPAAGWREDALAQAVLTVLSAP, from the coding sequence ATGAACAACCACGCGGAGCTCATCACCATGTTCGACGCAGGCCAGGGGCCGAGCCAGGGCGCGGACTCGGACACCTGCCGCTGGTCACTGAGCCAGTGGTCGAGCGCCGCAGGCCTCGGTGAGCCGGGCGTCGAGCTCGCGCCGGACCTGGTGGCCGAGGCGAGGAGCTTGACCGCGCGGTCCTATGCGAGCCGCCGTCTGCAGGGCGGCTACCTGCGGTGGGCGTACGCATCCGTGGTCGCCAACCTGCCGCAGGGGGTGACGGTCCACGAACACCGGTGCCGCGCCGTCAGGGTGGCGGGCGGCGACAACGATCGGCAGCGCGTGTGGTTGCACGGCCGCGCCGAACCCCTCATCGCCGACGCGGTGGTGTTCGCCCTCGGACACGCAGAGGCGGAATCGGAGCCGGAGCAGGACGAGTTGGCCTCGTTCGCCGAGCGCCATGGCCTGATCCACCTGCGGCCCGCGGCTGTTGCGGACATCGACCTGTCCGTCCTGCCCCCTGGTGAGCCGGTCCTCGTGCGAGGGATCGGACTCACCTTCATCGACATGATGGGGCTGCTCACCGAGGGCAGGGGCGGCCGGTTCGTGCCGGGCGGTCCTCCGGAGTCCGGCGGGCTGACCTACCTCCCCTCCGGGCAGGAGCCGATCCTGTACGCGGGGTCGCGGCGCGGTGTGCCGCGCCGCGCCGAGATCGGCTACCCGTGGTGGGGCGAACCGACGCCGCTGCCGCGCTTCTTCGGCCCCGACCAGGTCCGCCGGCTCCGGGCACGGCAGGGGGTACTGGACTTCGCCCGGGACCTCCAGCCCCTGATCCTCCAGGAGTTGGGGTACGCCCACTACCACCGACTGTTCACCGCCCATCCGGAGCGCACCCGCGGGCGGTGGTCCGCGTTCGAGGCACGGTTCGCGGACTGCGAACCCGGGAGTCCAGCCCTGCGCGAACTCGTCGCGGCGCACGTACCCGACCCGGCCGACCGATTCGGCCAGGCTGCCAGGCACCGGCCGTTGAGCCGCCTGCGATGCCCGACCCTCGACGCCTTCCAACCCGCCGTCCACGCCTACCTGGCAGACGACCTCGCCCGTCGCCAGAACCCGGCGCACAGCTACGAGCTCGCGGTGCGCCAGGCGCTGCTGTCCGTCATGCGACACCTGGCGCCGCTGGGTGAAGCCCGGTCATGGCACCGGGACACCTTCCGGTTCCACGCCGCCGGCCCGCCGGCCCACCGGATCCGTCAGCTGCTCGCCCTGGCCGAAGCCGGGATCGTCCGCTTCCTCGGGGAGCGGACCGCGGTCAGCGCCGATCCGGCGCACGGCATCTTCCGCGCACACAGCGCGACCGTCCCCGGCGCATCGACGGCCGCCCGTGCCCTGGTGGAGGCCAGGGTGCCCACCATGCAGCACGCCACGTCGCTCTCCCCGCTGCTGGACGACCTGCGGGCGCAGGGAGCCGCCATCACCACCCACGGACTCCTGGACGTCAGCCGGGACGGCCGGATCCGTGACCGGCGCGGTCAGCCCCATCCGCGCCGGTTCGCCTTCGGCATGCAGACCGCAATCCTCGCCCCGCCGTCCTTCCACCGGCGCCGGAGCGCTCCTGCTGCCGGCTGGCGGGAAGACGCCCTGGCCCAAGCCGTCCTGACCGTCCTCAGCGCACCGTAA